In Phragmites australis chromosome 16, lpPhrAust1.1, whole genome shotgun sequence, one DNA window encodes the following:
- the LOC133896062 gene encoding uncharacterized protein LOC133896062 produces the protein MHLLCRDGSAFDPRAFGPCRGQEASQLLIRRAPDGPRSVSPTRPWRAADGRRALDPQVGSGRTPTALPVGRGPNDGGPQGCGPSFLLRSVADSSTGRPLEAGDTYVPPTVRRDDPDPAGRLLPLRPSLRGSYGWGDRYAG, from the exons atgcacctgttgtgtag agatggctcagccttcgaccccagagcttttggaccctgccgtggacaagaagcatcgcagcttcttatccgccgagcaccagacggacctaggagtgtttcgcccacgaggccctggagagctgctgacggtagacgagcgctggacccacag gttgggagcggccggactcctaccgctttgccggttggtcgaggcccgaacGACGGAGGACCCCAaggttgcggcccgtcgtttctacttcgatcggtcgctgatagcagcactggtcgaccgttggaggccggagacacatacgttccacctaccgtgcggagagatgaccccgaccctgcaggacgtctcctacctcttaggccttccttgcgtgGGAGCTACGGTTGGggtgatcgatatgcaggctga